CTTTGAGAAACGTTCGTCGTTTGAGTTGTCTCGCCATCGGCTTCCTCCTTACACCCGACTAAAAACCGACGATCACCGTTCAGATGGCGCGGTTCCTCCCCCAATTCCCATCCGATAGTGTCCCATCCAGACAACGTCTGGTCACCAATCGGCCAGAGGTTTTACCTCGGAAAGAGCAGGGGGCGATTCCCCGCCCCGGAGTGGAACCATCACGACGGTGAGCCGCAGGGAGGTCATATCCTTCAAACGGATGGCCAGTTTTCTGATCCCGTCGTTACCATCCTGTTTGGCAGGACGGGGCGAGGATGGTAATGGGGTGGCGCTCATCACCTCAAATCGAGCGTCTGATGGGGTCAGGATGCGACACCACAACCGGACATCGTCCTGAGAGAGAATCGCTGTTCGCCCGTCCTCCTCAAGGCTGACGGCCGCCGTTGTGTGCATGAACCACCAGATCTCACGGGGCTGTCCCGATTTCATTTCATCCTGAACGATTACCACCCGACGCTGGTGGAGGCCAATCCCCCGACGGAGTTCTTCGACCATTGATGCATACGCCGGTGCGAGGTCAATAATGCCGAATGCCCACTCCGGCGTCGAGGAAAAACGCACAACTCGCGTGACGGCAGTCGGATCCTGATCGGGCCCAGGTGATGGATCAACGACCAGCGTGTTGTGCCCCTCGGCTCGGTTTCGGTAGTACGTCCACCGCTCGCGACCAAAGTAACCCGGAAGACTATAGTCATCCGGCCCGAGATCTATCGCCCAGCGCACGCCCAGGGCATCCATCACAAAGCTTCCTATATCGAGATGGCTATGACCGGCGCCGTTTTCTCCGGCCTTCGCCGTGATGAATATGGCATCCCCATCATCCCATGAGCTGCGCAGACTGAAGACCTCAACCCCTCGCACGACCACGCCGCGAAGTTCAAAATCCCGGAAAAAGGCATCCGACGACAAGCCGATCTCCGAAGGCGAACTTTTTCGCTCACTGTACCACACAAGGTCGAGTGGATGCGGACGAGCAACCCGAGCGGCATACCATCCAAAGATGGGGGAGCTGAACCGCCTCGCCAGCCACCATAATTGCGGAGCGTGAAGGGGTCGCTCCCAGGCATCACCGAAATTGAAAATACGCCCCGTTGGCCCCGTGAGGTAAAGGGGGAAGAATCCTGTCCGGTCAAAGCCCGGAGCCGATGATAACCCCTGATCGCTTCCTAACGCCGTCTCCAGAGCAGCGAGGAAAGCGACCGTGTAAAATGTTCCGTAATTCCAGTAGCTCAACCCTTCGTGCCACACGCCATCGGGGCTATATCGTTCGAGCGATACCCTGATCCAGCGGATGGCCTCATTCAGAACTTCGCGGGCGATCTCCGGCAGCTCGTCCAGCACCGCGAGTGCAGCCATTCCGATGCCACCATTGCCTACAGCGTTCCAGTTC
Above is a genomic segment from Blastocatellia bacterium containing:
- a CDS encoding heparinase II/III family protein is translated as MKRQVEGDPICQAYYLILRNEGETILTQPVSRYIKPDGVRLLTVSQQVLWRVYTLALLYRLDADERYRHRVWEELAAAAQFPDWNPAHFLDTAEMAHAFAIGYDWLYDTWNEEQRRVLRDAIVQKALQPARAAYQGAPFGLFARVDTNWNAVGNGGIGMAALAVLDELPEIAREVLNEAIRWIRVSLERYSPDGVWHEGLSYWNYGTFYTVAFLAALETALGSDQGLSSAPGFDRTGFFPLYLTGPTGRIFNFGDAWERPLHAPQLWWLARRFSSPIFGWYAARVARPHPLDLVWYSERKSSPSEIGLSSDAFFRDFELRGVVVRGVEVFSLRSSWDDGDAIFITAKAGENGAGHSHLDIGSFVMDALGVRWAIDLGPDDYSLPGYFGRERWTYYRNRAEGHNTLVVDPSPGPDQDPTAVTRVVRFSSTPEWAFGIIDLAPAYASMVEELRRGIGLHQRRVVIVQDEMKSGQPREIWWFMHTTAAVSLEEDGRTAILSQDDVRLWCRILTPSDARFEVMSATPLPSSPRPAKQDGNDGIRKLAIRLKDMTSLRLTVVMVPLRGGESPPALSEVKPLADW